The genome window TGAAAATATGGACCTCAAAGGCCGCACGATCTTTATGGCAGATTCGCCCTACTTTTTCCCGCAATCTTCAATAACACAGATGGCTGCATTCTATCGTTCCGTATATCCACGCTGGAATGAGGATCGGTTCAAGCAACTGGCCACCGTGTTCAAACTGGATGTCAAACGCAAGCTGCATCGCATGTCCAAAGGCATGCGCCGTCAGGCAGCCGTATGGCTGGGACTTAGCTGCATGCCTGAAGTGCTGCTGATGGATGAGCCGATTGACGGCCTCGACCCGGTCATGCGCCAGCAGATCAAGAACTTGCTCTTCCAGGAAGCAGCTGAGCGTCAGGTAACCATTGTTATCTCGTCACACAACTTGCGTGAGATTGAAGATCTGTGTGACCATGTGGCGATTATGCACAAAGGCCGAATTATTGTAGAGAAGGATCTCGATGATCTGAAGGCCGATACGCACAAAATTCAGGTTGCTTTCCGCCACCCGGACCATGCCAAAGCCATGGATGAACAGATTAATATTTTGCATGAAGAAAAACGGGGAAGTGTATCCCTGTACATTGTCAAAGGCAACCGACAACAGGTAACGGATCAATTCCGTATACATGATCCTTATCTGCTGGATGTACTGCCTCTGACGCTCGAAGAAATCTTTATCTACGAAATGGAGGACGCAGGGTATGATATTCAACCGATTGTTCTGTAACCGGGGCATCCTGATCCAAAATTTCAGACAGCATGGATGGATCGGCATTTTATATCTAATCACGTTGCTGTTCTCGTTACCGTTATATATCGCTACGGAGTACAGGGACGTGCCACAGCAGATTACAAGTCTGTTTCAGGCCAATGGTGAAGTGCAGATTCTGTTCGCCATTACACTACCCGTAGCGGCTGGAATCTTTCTTTTTCGATATATTCAATCTGGTTCACCTTCTGATCTGTTCCATAGTTTGCCTTTACGTCGTAAACATCTGTTAACGGTTAATCTGTTGACTGGATATGCCATGATCCTGCTTCCAATCTGGATTACAACTGCGATTACCGGCTGGGTATGGGCAGTGCTGGACCAACCTGCATTTCTGTTTGACGGCAGTGCGATCTGGATGTGGGGCTTGAGCATGAGTATTTACTCGCTGTTTATGTTCATGCTAACTGTGGCAGTCGGCATGTGCATTGGTCAATCTGTATTGCAGGGGCTCACCGTGTACGCGCTACTCTTGTTACCTGTTGTTGTGTGGTTCATTATGTCACTTCATCTCCAGCATTATTTGCTTGGATATCCGTACGATGAATTGGGACGTAATGCGGAAGAAATGTCACTTGTTCTTCGTGTAGCTTCAATCAGTTATTCTCCTGTCACTAATGGAGAGCTTATAATCTATTCGATATTTACAATCCTGTTTATTCCGCTGACTTATGTGCTCTATGCAAAGAGACAGGTTGAGTCCGCTACACAAGCAGTTACATTCACTCTAGTAAAACCTATATTCCGCTTTGGTTTAATGTTTACGCTTGTTCTGATTGGCGGAGCTTACTTCACGATCATTGCTCCAAGAGAATCAGCCGGATGGGGAATCTTCGGATATATTCTTGGTGGAATTGTAGGTTATATCGTTGCCGAGATGATTATTCGTAAAACATGGTTGATCTGGAGCAGCAAGTTACTACCCAAGATGATTCTATATGGTATTATCGCTGGTCTGATACTGTACGTACCTATTGCCGATTGGAATGGATACGCTACCCGAGTGCCTGAACTGAATAAGGTTAAAAGTATCAAGCTTGGCGGGGGTCGTTATATCTATAGTAATGGTGTCAATCAGAAGATGGATGACGGTCACCTCTATTCCAATGATCCGGAATACATGGGGGCAGTTATCGCTCTTCATCAAAAAATTGTCGATTCCGATCTTCCTTTACTGAATGATCCGATCAATCCAGGGATGCGTAACGATGAGTATGTATATATTAACTACAAGCTGGATAACGGCAAGTTGATGAAACGTAAATACTATATTCCAGAAGCTGAATTCCATCAGGAATTGATGGCTCTGAAACAATCCCAGGACTACAAAAGAGTTGCCTTTGAAACGTATAAGCTGGAAGAAGATGCATTAAGTTTTGGCATTCGTTCTTCCACAAGT of Paenibacillus sp. FSL R5-0517 contains these proteins:
- a CDS encoding ABC transporter ATP-binding protein, with the protein product MIELNQVVKAFEQEKAVDGVTMNIHKGSIYGLLGSNGAGKTSLLKMMAGIYRQDSGTVRIEDNEIYENMDLKGRTIFMADSPYFFPQSSITQMAAFYRSVYPRWNEDRFKQLATVFKLDVKRKLHRMSKGMRRQAAVWLGLSCMPEVLLMDEPIDGLDPVMRQQIKNLLFQEAAERQVTIVISSHNLREIEDLCDHVAIMHKGRIIVEKDLDDLKADTHKIQVAFRHPDHAKAMDEQINILHEEKRGSVSLYIVKGNRQQVTDQFRIHDPYLLDVLPLTLEEIFIYEMEDAGYDIQPIVL